One genomic region from Bubalus kerabau isolate K-KA32 ecotype Philippines breed swamp buffalo chromosome 7, PCC_UOA_SB_1v2, whole genome shotgun sequence encodes:
- the LOC129657971 gene encoding growth-regulated alpha protein-like, with product MARAANPAAPRLLRAAMLLLLLVAAGRRAAGAPVVNELRCHCLQTLQGIHLKNIQSVKVTPPGPHCGQTEVIATLKNGQEACLNPEAPMVKKIINKMLNKGSTN from the exons ATGGCCCGAGCCGCGAACCCCGCCGCTCCCCGGCTCCTCCGCGCCGCGATGCTGCTCCTGCTCCTGGTGGCCGCCGGCCGGCGTGCAGCAG GGGCGCCCGTGGTCAATGAACTGCGCTGCCATTGCCTGCAAACTTTGCAGGGAATTCACCTCAAGAACATCCAGAGCGTGAAGGTGACGCCCCCCGGCCCCCACTGCGGCCAAACCGAAGTCAT AGCCACTCTTAAGAATGGTCAGGAAGCTTGTCTCAACCCTGAAGCTCCCATGGTTAAGAAAATCATCAATAAGATGCTAAACAA